A region from the Lycium barbarum isolate Lr01 chromosome 8, ASM1917538v2, whole genome shotgun sequence genome encodes:
- the LOC132605212 gene encoding reticulon-like protein B11, giving the protein MSLLFPLHLHKKAQITMGDPRHSFLYHTLGGGTVADVLLWRRRCASLTLLISSTVLWFLFGRASYNLLSFIANVLLLIVFILFFWAKSATLLNRPLPPIPDMEVPEEFVVKVADTMRVWVNHLLLIAHDIAIGGNLKLFGWVALGLWLISYVGSFFTFLTLLYMGTLFSLSVPLIYEKYQIQIDDKLIIAQKFIQKQYKKIDDNVLKKILKSSNKEKKTQ; this is encoded by the exons ATGTCCCTCCTCTTTCCTCTCCATCTTCACAAAAAAGCCCAAATCACCATGGGAGATCCTCGTCACTCTTTCCTCTATCATACTCTTGGCGGTGGCACAG TTGCTGATGTGTTGTTGTGGAGGAGACGATGCGCTAGTCTTACTCTGCTTATCAGCTCAACAGTGCTTTGGTTTCTATTCGGGCGTGCTAGCTACAATCTCTTATCCTTTATTGCCAATGTCTTGTTGCTTATAGTTTTCATTCTCTTCTTCTGGGCAAAATCTGCTACACTTCTCAACAG ACCTTTACCTCCAATTCCTGATATGGAAGTTCCCGAGGAATTTGTTGTCAAGGTTGCTGATACAATGCGTGTTTGGGTAAACCATTTACTGTTGATTGCACATGATATTGCTATCGGTGGGAACTTGAAACTTTTCGGTTGG GTTGCTCTTGGCTTGTGGTTGATATCTTATGTTGGTAGTTTTTTCACATTCCTCACTTTGCTCTACATGG GGACTCTTTTTAGCTTGTCTGTGCCTCTGATATACGAGAAGTACCAAATCCAAATTGATGATAAGCTTATTATAGCACAGAAATTCATTcagaaacagtacaaaaaaattGATGACAATGTATTGAAAAAGATTTTGAAGTCCTCCAACAAGGAAAAGAAGACTCAGTAA